The Blastocatellia bacterium genome has a window encoding:
- a CDS encoding helix-turn-helix transcriptional regulator, protein MMNQTDSSVTPSSASTAAGDVSVASMVESIIGCKWSVRLLELCAAGHCRPSALLRACPGLSAKVMNERLRKMMRFGILQRIVFGEKPPVEVEYRLTPLGQRFMKIIDEVRQLQQAVDKGLILQEGATDAPVQQGRHLAGR, encoded by the coding sequence ATGATGAATCAAACTGACTCAAGCGTCACACCATCATCGGCGAGTACTGCTGCTGGTGACGTCTCGGTCGCCTCGATGGTTGAGAGCATCATCGGGTGCAAGTGGTCGGTGCGACTGCTGGAGCTATGTGCAGCAGGCCATTGTCGGCCGAGCGCTTTGCTTCGTGCGTGTCCGGGATTGTCGGCCAAAGTGATGAATGAGCGCCTGCGCAAGATGATGCGTTTCGGGATACTCCAGCGCATCGTCTTTGGTGAGAAGCCGCCGGTGGAAGTGGAGTATCGGCTCACGCCGTTGGGTCAGCGCTTCATGAAGATCATTGACGAAGTGCGACAACTCCAGCAAGCGGTTGATAAGGGCCTTATCCTGCAAGAGGGCGCCACCGACGCTCCGGTTCAACAGGGCCGTCATCTGGCCGGTCGCTAA